Part of the uncultured Cohaesibacter sp. genome is shown below.
ACAAATCTCTCCTTATCAGATGTGGGCCCGCTGAGGATGACCTGTTTTCTTCCTCCGCACAACGCTGCCGCAGCACAAGCCAATCATGAAGCGAATGCAACAATCAGGCGCGCAGTTTCCTGCCGGGAGAAAGCTGCGGAATGGGGCGAAGATGAAGGAAGGGCCAGACGGTGCGCCTGGCCCAAAACTCTCTTTGTCTCCAATCGGCTCAGAGGAACTGGCCGTTGTCCACCTGAATGACCTGACCGGTTACGGCGCGGCCCATGTCACTGGCCAGATACAGGGCCGCATAGGCCTGATCGATCGGCTCGGTCGAAGGAACCGTCGTGTTGGTGTATTTGTCGGAGAATTCCAGCATCTCGCTGCCACCCTCCTGTTCGCCTGAGGCCCAGGCTCGGGCCGCATCGGTGTCGGTAACCCCCGGAGCGATCGCGTTGCAGCGGATCTTGGTACCGGACAGCCGCATTGCAATGTTCAGGGTCATGGTGTTGATGCCGCCCTTGGTGGAGGTGTAGGCAACGCCGCAGATCGGTGTGGTGCCATTGACAGAAGACACGTTGATGATGCGCCCCTCGTTGCGTGGCATCATGTGGTTGATCGCCTCACGGCAATAGCGGAACGGTCCGGCCAGGTTGATCTGCAGGATCTTGTCAAAATGTTCAGTGGTTGTCTTTTCAACGGCAAACATTTCACCGACACCGGCGTTGTTGACCATGATGTCGACCTGTCCAAAGGCTGCGATGGCTTCCTTGAAGACACGGGCAGGTGCATCCGGATCGGCATTGTCGGCGATGATGCCGATGGCGTTGCCGCCCTTGGCCTTGATTTCGGCAACGGCCTTGTCGAGGCTTTCCTTGCCGCGGGCCGTCAGGACGACATTGGCACCTTCTTCCGAATAGAGAGAGGCGATGGCGTAGCCGATGCCCTTGCTGGCGCCGGTTACAATAGCTGTTTTTCCTTCAAGAAGTTTGCTTTTCATTGTTGTTTCCTTTCTGAAAATGGTCATGAAATGGAACGCATCGCGTGACATGCGCTTCCGGCAAATGCGGGGAGATGGACCGTCACCTGTGCTGGTTTTCGGGAGACACGATTGCCCCTCGGAACCGAGAGGCTAAGGGGACTGTTCTTATGTCTTGGCAGGGAAGGGGGTGACCATCAGGGTCGCCTGCCGCGCCCGGTCCGATATCATCGGGGCGAGATAGCGGCTGTGATTGTATTTCTCCCGGTAGGCTTCATCGACAAGGTCATTCATCTGGTCTGAGACCGGTGAAAAGGCAACGTCATGGTCCCTATCAGCCAGATGCAAACGCCCCGCCCGCTGTGCGAGCGCCGCCTGATACCAGCTGGAACGGGTGCCGCTGTAGGCGCGGACAAACACGGCATCCCCTACAACGACCGACCAGATGAAGGTCGGGGTGCCATAAGTGGTGCCATCAGCGCGGAAGGGGGATACGCGACAATCATCTGCACTGGCAAACGCCAGCAATTGTTGTTTTTTCCAGACCATCGAAACTCTCCCTCCACGGGAATTGGAGTGGCGGTCGTGGGTGGCCGATGCCGCCCTCAGACCAGAACCAAGGCTCGAAAGCGCCTCGTCGTGATGACATGTCTTATTTGGTTCTGCAGTCCTGCAAATTAATGCCATTCCAAAACCTGACAGTCATGAATTGATTTCATTAACGAATCCGGAGTTTTTGTGGCCCGTACCGGCAATGCTCGACATCGGATAGCGAGACCTGCGTATTGACAGGTGCAATTTAGTTGTATATGCAACTATTATGCAGACGATCTATGACATAACGAATTCTCTGGGGCATCTGACCGGTCTCGCAAGCCGTCTGTTTGGCAATCTGTTGTCGGCGCGGTTTCAGGCTGCCGGGATCGACATGACCCCGGAGCAATGGGGTGCGATTGTCGTACTGCTCGACACGGAAGCCCTTTCCCAGCGGGATCTGGGTGATCAACTCTATCTGGACAAATCCAGTGTCAGCCGCCTGATCGCGGGGCTTGAGAAACGGGGGTGGGTCGAGCGCACAAGAGATCCTGACGACAGTCGGAAAAAGTTGCTGGTCGCCACCGAGACAGCGCGGGATCTTGCCATCCGCTGTTCGCCGATTGCCCGATCGGTCTTGAGCGATGCGCAGGTCGGGCTCGATGACGATGACCTGACGGTCCAAAAACAGATACTTACCAGAATCATCTCGAACTTGAGGAGCGTCGACCCTTAGCAGGATCAGGTCCGGATCAGACCCGGATCAGACAAGTCGGCGCTTCCCGATCCTTCAAACTTCTAGCTTCTTACACAACGGAGACGATCCATGACGAAACGGAATGCCCTGGTAACGGGAGGAGCACGCGGTATTGGTGCTGCCACATGCAAGGCCTTGGCCGAAGACGGCTATCGGGTTTTCATCAACTATGTCAACAGCGCTGCCGTGGCCAACGAACTGGCTGAAGAAATCAACAGCAAGGGTGGCGAAGCCTATGCCATCAAGGCTGACGTGCGTGACGATGCCCAGCTAGCGGCGATGTTCGATGAAGTCAAACCTTATGGCGGTGTCGATGTGCTGGTTTCCAATGCCAACATGAATTTCACGGCCAAGCCGTTTGTCGACCAGACCTGGGAAGAGTTTACCCAGAAGCTGAATGACGAACTGCATGCTTCCTACCAGTCCGCCAAATTCGCTGTCGACAGCATGAAGACCAAGGGCTTTGGCCGTCTCGTGTTCATTTCGAGCACCCTGTCCGAAGCGCCGGCTCCAAGCTTCCTTGCCCATGGATCGGCCAAGGGCGCGCTCGACAGCTTCTGCAAATATCTGGCGCAGGAACTCGGCCCACTCGGCATCACCGCCAACATCGTGGCTCCCGGTCTTGTCGAAACGGACGCGACCAAGGATGCGCCGGATGAGTTCAAGGAAATGATCCGCAATTTCACACCGACCCAGAAGATTGCAACCCCTGAAGACATCGCCAATGCTGTCCGGTTCCTGACCAGCGCAAGCAGTGGCCACGTTACCGGCGTCTATCTTCCTGTCTGTGGCGGAGCCTACCTGCCCTGAGCCATGGCTCCCGGGTCAAAAGACCCGGTTTGACGATTTAGAAAGGGGCGTCCCGATTTTCGGGGTGCCCCTTTTCTGTTGCCGCCAGTTTGAGCCCTGCGAGCACAGTCGATCCAGTCAGCCCCGTCTGGCCAGCAGTTGGCTGAAGATCAAGGCGCCAGCTCCCGCGCCCGCCAGCACCAGCCCCAGCGGCCACGCGGTGCCGTCGGCGCAAAGACCGACCAGCCCCGAGCCGAAGATGCCGCCGCCATATTGGATGGCACCGCACAGGGCCGAAATCGCTCCGGCATCATTGGTGCTGCTTTCAAGGGCTCCTGACAGTGCGTTGGGGAGAATGAGCCCCGTGCAGGACACAAAGCCGAGTAGTGGCAGGAACACGCCCCACGCCCCGCCAAGGTCGGAAAATGTTGTCATCGCCAGTATCGCCCCGAACAGACAGGACCCTGCACCGCCGATCTGCAGGCTCTTGAGGCGACCGATGCGCACGACGAGGCGGGCGTTGACGATGTTGCCCAAGGTGATGCTGACCACGCAGGCCGAAAAAATGAGACCGTAGAGGCTCGGCGACAGGTGGTGATAATCGATGAAGACAAAGGGTGAGCCTGCGACATAGGCAAACATGCCGACATAATAGAAGCCGCAGACGAGGGCATGGACCATCACCGGTCTGTTTCTCAGGAGCCGTCCATAGCCGGCAAAGGCTGCAATCACCCCCGAGGCTGGTCCCGAGGGCACGAGGGTATCGGGTGCACCGGATTGCTGACGCACGGAGCGCGCTCTGGGGAGCGCTCTGGGCAGTGTTTCCGGCAGAGTGAAAAGGGCCGCCAGCGTCACGAGGCCGATCAGAACCAGCATGGCAAAGATCATCCGCCAGCCCCAGAGCGAGACGATCTGTGCCCCGACGCTCGGTGCCACCAACGGTGCAATCGTCATCACAGCCATCAGCAGTGACATCACCTGTGCCGCCCGGTTGCCCTCATAGAGATCTCGAACCATGGCGCGGGAGAGCACAATGCTGGCCGCAGCACCCACCGCCTGCACAACGCGCCAGAGAATGATGCTGGTGACATCTGCCGAAAGGCAGCATCCTGCTGAGCCGATCAAAAACAGCACGATACCGAGAGCGATCGGCAAGCGACGGCCGATGCCATCGCTCAAAGGCCCCCAGACCAGCTGCCCCAGAGATATTCCGACCAGATAGCCGGTGATGGTCAGTTCGATCTGCCCAGGAGCGGCGGCAAGGTCCTTGGCCATCTCGGGCATGGCGGGCAGGTAGAAGTCGGTAGAGATAGAGGCAAATGCCATCAGGGCCGCAAGCACCGAACCAACGTGCCAGAGCGCCAACTGTCGGGGTGGCCTGTGAGAAGCCTTTGTCTGCATGGGAGTGTCTTTATCGTCCTTGGTGGTCGCAACCTTATAGACTTGCCGGAAGGGGAAATCCAGAACCTCACCATGGTCTGCGCTCACAAAGGCTCATGGGCTGATCTCATGAATGCTCAAGGCAGTCGATTTGCGGATGGTTAAATGAAGACCTGCCAGTCTGTTCGGTCCCCATTTTCGACAGGAAAGGCATTTGTCTGTGCTTGTGTAAATACGTATTAAGGGTTGTATTAATTGATAACAAAATGAGTGTGAAACCGCTAAAAACGCACCGAAAGCTCAGAAAATCCAATAGATATTGCTTTTTCTTTTAGAAAATAGATATTTGATTGCAGCAACATACGGATAAATGAATCTTATGGTTGCAAAAAATTCATGTGCGTTTAAAAAGGAATTGCATACGCAATTTATGGTTTAAATTTTGTTTCGATTATTGTTTTGATCGTCAAGAGGTCTTTCTGGGGGTTGGATTTTCGTGAGCGCTCAGCATAGCTTCCTTAAAAGCAGCAAATACGGCAACGAAGAAGAAGTCAGGTTTCAGGGCATACCCATTCTGGACACGTATGAGGATGGTGTTGGGTTCCTGTCGGCAACCATGCCGCGCTATGTGCGGCTGTTTTCCTCTCCTGCAGTGAAGCGCAACGAAAACGACACGCTTCACACGGTGGCCTGGTACGGCGACGGAGCCGGCCAGATCCAGACATGGAGCAGTCTTGATCAGACAAGCAGGGTGCGGGTTGCGACCATCCTGCGTTCTTTCATCGGCGATCTCCTGGCGCGGATCCAGAGGTTTGACGAACCGAAAGCGCGCATGTTGCTGGGCTGGCTCAATATCCTGTCATTCGAGAGTGACCTGCTGGTGATCAACGGTCAGCCGGTCATCACCAACTGGGGCATCGTCCCTGCGGGCGTCGCCACCAATGCTGACCGCATGACCCACCATCTGCTGCGCGGTATCGGGCAATTCCTGCCCGAGCATTATGATCTCACGGAACTGACCCACCTGATGATGGAACTCGGAGGCGGCGGAACCGATGATGCAAATGACACAAATGACGCCGCTCCAGGTGTCGTGGCCGACAGGGCTGCGCAACCGCCTGCGCCATCAGCCCCGGCAGCTGATGTCGGATCAGGCGGGGCCGGACTTGCTACGGGTCTTGCTGCCGGGGCCGCTGTCGGGGCGGCCACGACCTCCTAGGTCGGTTTCGACCCGCTCGACATCCGCTCTTCTGACATCGATTTTGCCTCCGACCCGGATAGTGCTCTAGACAATGCCAGGGGCAGCACGAGAGACGAAACCCGACCAGGTTTCAGGGCTGCAGCTCAAGGTTTTGAGGGCACTGAACCGAGGGTTGGCGTCGGCACCGGATCTGCTGCGAAAGGAGCTGTGCCTGATGGCGCAGGCGTTGGCGATCTCGGACAACCGGGCAATGGGGGCTCTGGCTCGGGAGGAGAAGCTGCGCACGGCAACCTCAAGGACAACGGGGACGATACCCGCGGCAGGGGCTGCTGGAGGCCGGTTCTGATCGCCTGCATCGTCGCCCTTCTGGTTCTGCTGATTGCGCTTATCCCCGGTGTGCTCATCTACCCTTACGGTTCCTCCAACGCCTCCCTGCTTTCCCAGACAACGCTGCATCAATCCGAAGAAGCCCTGCGTGGCCGGATTGCCGAACTGCGCCAACAACTCGGGCAGAGGTCCTACCGTGCCGCTCCCGGCCTTCTTGGTCCGGATGGTGCTGGCATGATTGGGCCTGACGGTAAGGCGGAGGAACCGGTTGGGCCTGTTGCCGCCAGCTCGGTATCTGATCTTGTTCCGCTGCTCGACCGGACAACGGTTCTGGTGCTGGCCTCCGGGCCCAAGAATGAGGTCAGCAGCGGCAGTGGCTTCTTCATCGCGCCGGACCGCATCGTCACCAACCGGCATGTGGTTGAAATGGCTGCCGAGGGCAAGGTCTTTGTCATCAACGAAACGCTCGGTGGCCTGCGCCCGGCGAGGGTGTTGGCCAAGAGCAGCTCCAATGATCTGGGCGACAAGGATTATGCCCTGTTGCAGATGGAAGGCGATCCCGCCCGCAGCTTCTTGCAGCTGACCAATGTCATCGACAAGGGCCAGCAGACCTATGCGGCCGGCTTCCCCGGCTTCTTCATGGAAACGGACTCGAAATTCCGCGAGCTGCTGAATGGTGATACCCATGCTGCGCCGAGCATGGTGTTGACACAGGGGATCGTCACTGTCTTTCAGGACAGCCCCTCCGGCGTCAAGCTGGTGTTGCACAGTGCCGACATCTCGCCGGGCAACAGCGGCGGGCCGCTGGTGGATGCCTGTGGCCGGGTCGTCGGGGTCAACACCTTCATCAAGACCAGCGGCGAAGCGCAGGTGCGCCTCAATTTTGCGCTCAAGAGCGATAGTCTTGAGGAGTTTCTTGCGCGCAACGGGGTGAGTGCCGCCACCGCCAACGACCCTTGTTCAATGGCTCCGGCTCAGGTCAAGGCGGGTCAGTGACATGGCGAAGAGCATCAAGATCGCGTCAACACCTTCTGCCGGGCTAGCGCCCATCGGAGGCGTTCAGGAGAGGGATTTCGATCGGATCGTTGATAGTGTCACTGACGCCCTCGGCGAGGATGTGGCATCTATTTTCGCTGAGCCGGTGGGCAGTCGCGATGGCTCTCGCATCGACTGGTACACCACCCATTTCGGCCGCATCGCTGCACTCGATACGCTTGCTGAAGACGAACGGGCGGCTGTCCTGCAACGGCTGGAGCAGCACACGGCCCGGATCCGGCGCTTTGCAGACGACATCGCCGCTACTGGCAATGCTGGCGACCGCGCCCTCGGCAAGGCGCTGAACAATGCACTGGAAGTGCCCGGCACTTCGCACGTCTATGCGGTCAACGGCAATCCCGTGCTTGTCGCCTGGGGCTATCGCCACAGCGACGCCAGGCCTCTGTCCGGCGGCATCAGCAAGGTCGCGGCAACAAGGGGAGCCGTGGTCGATTCGGTCGCGCCGCAGGTGTTCGAGCCGCAGGCAGTCGAGGAACCGATCCCTGAGCCACTGCCCCCTCAGCCGGCACATAGGCAAGAACTGCGTCCAGAGAAGAGGAAGCGGCGCGTCAGTTGGCTTGCGGCCCTGCTCTGGGCGCTTCTGCTGCTGCTCATCGCGGCCATTCTCTATTTGCTGCTCAAGGCCTGTTCGATTTCGGCGGTCTATCCTTGGGTCAACTATTGCCCCGGGCATTACCAGTCGGACCTTGACGGATTGCAGCAGGAAATCCGCCTATTGGAAAATGCGCTGGCCTTCAAGAACGAGAATTGTGCAGCGTCTGCCGACAATACCGACCCCATCGCGGAGGCGGAATTGAGCAAGCGCCTTGAAGAGCGCAACGCTGGGGCCGGGGCCTTGCAGGTGTCTCTGGCATGGAACGGTCTGGCCGATCTCGATCTGGCGGTGCGCTGTGGCGGGGCTGTGGTCTGGTTCTCTCAGCCCAACAACTGCGGTGCCACGCTCGACACCGATTCCAACGGTCGCGGCATCAGGACGGACAAACCGGTCGAGAATATCGTCTGGCCGACTGAAGCGGCGATCCCGGCGGGGGATCTGCCCGTTTTCGTGTCGCTCTTCAGCCACAACGGCTTTCCGGTGAAGGACATCCCCTACACGCTGCGGGTTGTCAGGCGGCGGGGCGACGAAGTCATTTCCCAATATTCGATCAACGGCGTAGCTGCGGGCAACTGGCTGCAAAAGCCGATGCAGATAGGACTGGCCAACAAGCAATAGGCCAAAGCAGGCAAACACATGACGATATTTGCAGATATTACCCTTGTGCCATTCTCCGGCATTCAATTTGTAGACTACAGCTTCGATCTCAACCAGTTGAACAGCTTCCGCCTGCATTTCATCGAGAGGCCCTATCCTGAGGAGGCAACCGAGGAGGGTGTCCCCTGGAAGTTGCTGCAGTCCGATCCTGATGATGACAATGGCGAAGTCGAGCAGATGGATGACATCGGCTACGACATCAACAAGATTGCCGCCATCGAACCGTTTCTCGGCCAGTGGGTGCCGGTGCCCTATTTGCGCCGCCTGCCGGGGCGCGGGTCCGACGGGGAGATGATGTTCGACAAGGGGCCGACCAACTGGGCCCGCGCCATGGTCGTGCGCGACTATGAGAAGACCGCCGATGACGGCCTCTGGTACAAGGTGATCTTTGCCTTTGACACCGCACTGGCCATGGACGCAGCCGAGAATGTCACGGTCAATGCCAGCGAGGACATGAGCCAGCTCTATGTCGCTCCGCGCAAGCTCGATGTTGAGAATCCCTGCGAGTTCCGTCTGGTGTCCTCGATGAAGAAGAACGGCTGGTTCCTCTCCAACCCGATCCGAGTGGACGGCTACGAGGCGCAGCAGGATTATCAGATCTGGGTGGCCGAATGGCTTGACGAGATGTTTGAGGAATATCTGACCAAGCGCTCCAAGGGGCGGACGCCGCAGCGCAAATATCATC
Proteins encoded:
- a CDS encoding DUF2255 family protein, with translation MVWKKQQLLAFASADDCRVSPFRADGTTYGTPTFIWSVVVGDAVFVRAYSGTRSSWYQAALAQRAGRLHLADRDHDVAFSPVSDQMNDLVDEAYREKYNHSRYLAPMISDRARQATLMVTPFPAKT
- a CDS encoding MarR family winged helix-turn-helix transcriptional regulator, giving the protein MQTIYDITNSLGHLTGLASRLFGNLLSARFQAAGIDMTPEQWGAIVVLLDTEALSQRDLGDQLYLDKSSVSRLIAGLEKRGWVERTRDPDDSRKKLLVATETARDLAIRCSPIARSVLSDAQVGLDDDDLTVQKQILTRIISNLRSVDP
- a CDS encoding SDR family oxidoreductase, whose product is MTKRNALVTGGARGIGAATCKALAEDGYRVFINYVNSAAVANELAEEINSKGGEAYAIKADVRDDAQLAAMFDEVKPYGGVDVLVSNANMNFTAKPFVDQTWEEFTQKLNDELHASYQSAKFAVDSMKTKGFGRLVFISSTLSEAPAPSFLAHGSAKGALDSFCKYLAQELGPLGITANIVAPGLVETDATKDAPDEFKEMIRNFTPTQKIATPEDIANAVRFLTSASSGHVTGVYLPVCGGAYLP
- a CDS encoding serine protease; translated protein: MPDGAGVGDLGQPGNGGSGSGGEAAHGNLKDNGDDTRGRGCWRPVLIACIVALLVLLIALIPGVLIYPYGSSNASLLSQTTLHQSEEALRGRIAELRQQLGQRSYRAAPGLLGPDGAGMIGPDGKAEEPVGPVAASSVSDLVPLLDRTTVLVLASGPKNEVSSGSGFFIAPDRIVTNRHVVEMAAEGKVFVINETLGGLRPARVLAKSSSNDLGDKDYALLQMEGDPARSFLQLTNVIDKGQQTYAAGFPGFFMETDSKFRELLNGDTHAAPSMVLTQGIVTVFQDSPSGVKLVLHSADISPGNSGGPLVDACGRVVGVNTFIKTSGEAQVRLNFALKSDSLEEFLARNGVSAATANDPCSMAPAQVKAGQ
- a CDS encoding SDR family oxidoreductase gives rise to the protein MKSKLLEGKTAIVTGASKGIGYAIASLYSEEGANVVLTARGKESLDKAVAEIKAKGGNAIGIIADNADPDAPARVFKEAIAAFGQVDIMVNNAGVGEMFAVEKTTTEHFDKILQINLAGPFRYCREAINHMMPRNEGRIINVSSVNGTTPICGVAYTSTKGGINTMTLNIAMRLSGTKIRCNAIAPGVTDTDAARAWASGEQEGGSEMLEFSDKYTNTTVPSTEPIDQAYAALYLASDMGRAVTGQVIQVDNGQFL
- a CDS encoding multidrug effflux MFS transporter, whose protein sequence is MSADHGEVLDFPFRQVYKVATTKDDKDTPMQTKASHRPPRQLALWHVGSVLAALMAFASISTDFYLPAMPEMAKDLAAAPGQIELTITGYLVGISLGQLVWGPLSDGIGRRLPIALGIVLFLIGSAGCCLSADVTSIILWRVVQAVGAAASIVLSRAMVRDLYEGNRAAQVMSLLMAVMTIAPLVAPSVGAQIVSLWGWRMIFAMLVLIGLVTLAALFTLPETLPRALPRARSVRQQSGAPDTLVPSGPASGVIAAFAGYGRLLRNRPVMVHALVCGFYYVGMFAYVAGSPFVFIDYHHLSPSLYGLIFSACVVSITLGNIVNARLVVRIGRLKSLQIGGAGSCLFGAILAMTTFSDLGGAWGVFLPLLGFVSCTGLILPNALSGALESSTNDAGAISALCGAIQYGGGIFGSGLVGLCADGTAWPLGLVLAGAGAGALIFSQLLARRG